Proteins from one Setaria italica strain Yugu1 chromosome V, Setaria_italica_v2.0, whole genome shotgun sequence genomic window:
- the LOC101785536 gene encoding uncharacterized protein LOC101785536, with translation MGNTGWRRSKNDVVTEAAASRRAVAKPRKQRRDDDSADEEEQTTRAWRRRRSGGVLSRAGGGDGAALAAVGTVVTVKVVMRRKDAEKLAARLNARERKARMAELKGELRAGGDGGGACWSPQLAPIKEN, from the coding sequence ATGGGCAACACCGGGTGGAGGCGCTCCAAGAACGACGTCGTcaccgaggcggcggcgtcgaggcgcGCGGTCGCCAAGCCGCGCAAGCAGCGGCGGGATGACGACTCCGCCGATGAGGAGGAACAAACGACGCGCGCGTGGCGACGTCGTCGTTCCGGAGGAGTACTTTCGCGtgcgggtggcggcgacggcgcggccctGGCCGCGGTCGGCACGGTGGTGACGGTGAAGGTCGTGATGAGGAGGAAGGACGCGGAGAAGCTGGCGGCGAGGCTGAACGCGCGGGAGCGCAAGGCCAGGATGGCCGAGCTCAAGGGCGAGCTCCGggccggcggggacggcggcggcgcgtgctggAGTCCGCAGCTGGCGCCGATAAAGGAGAACTAG
- the LOC105914466 gene encoding uncharacterized protein LOC105914466, with product MGNAVASAGRRRRPKNDDATEAAASYAAAPRRASVMPLKQRDDSEQEETTRARRVSRSGGAVDDDAAASKAPAATVATVKIVLRRKDAEALVARLNAQSARERKDRMAEIKAELRAGECCGGGGGASPVSCRDAWRPRLAPINEN from the coding sequence ATGGGCAACGCCGTGGCGTCCGCGGGGAGGCGTCGTCGTCCCAAGAACGACGACGCCACCGAGGCCGCGGCTTCTTATGCCGCGGCGCCGAGGCGCGCGTCCGTCATGCCACTGAAGCAGCGGGACGACTCTGAGCAGGAGGAAACGACGCGGGCGAGGCGAGTCTCGAGGTCGGGCGGCGCCGTGGatgacgacgccgccgccagcaaGGCCCCGGCCGCCACGGTGGCGACGGTGAAGATCGTGCTGAGGAGGAAGGACGCGGAGGCGCTGGTGGCGAGGCTGAACGCGCAGAGCGCGCGGGAGCGCAAGGATAGGATGGCTGAGATCAAGGCCGAGCTCCGGGCGGGGgagtgctgcggcggcggcggcggcgcgagcccgGTGTCGTGCCGGGACGCGTGGAGGCCGCGGCTCGCGCCGATAAATGAGAACTAG